A region of Paenibacillus sp. JNUCC-31 DNA encodes the following proteins:
- a CDS encoding paeninodin family lasso peptide has product MQTQKKEWQAPALEVLEVNQTMAGTGYRQIDWITVHDADLYDPSTS; this is encoded by the coding sequence ATGCAAACGCAAAAGAAAGAATGGCAAGCACCAGCACTGGAAGTGTTGGAAGTGAACCAAACCATGGCGGGAACAGGATACAGACAAATTGACTGGATAACTGTTCACGATGCTGACCTTTACGATCCGTCTACTTCCTAA